The proteins below come from a single Macrobrachium rosenbergii isolate ZJJX-2024 chromosome 50, ASM4041242v1, whole genome shotgun sequence genomic window:
- the Mkk4 gene encoding dual specificity mitogen-activated protein kinase kinase 4 isoform X2, which yields MADQQHPPPSRPGSLNMPAAIPGRRSNLRLAFPSQGRQSNDRPSNNLDFPASGYPTTQMHTTPSSQPPPPPPPPPPRSSSTNASKWPAALPYASTSHRNLMVPTVMVSRAKSHDGRLIAPDQLPNAVLAGGGSNLSNSNCSGRRTISPARHQSLSPARSPQNMTPARSQQNLAPARPRNLSLGGLQNSSGEIQNFPCNVSQNQSTGSQINMRDQKKKHLVLHLPPPHNHPHHHHNQHHRHGIHHDGLRERGHKSSWNVPPVPQPPSSTSRHAPREEPTLVVFTSGIPTATTSGKRHSKLTRGIYQNIQSSGKLKISPEVQIEFTADDLRDLGEIGRGGFGTVNKMVHRKSNTIMAVKRIRSTVDEKEQKQLLMDLEVVMRSNDCPCIVQFYGAIFKEGDCWICMELMDTSLDKFYKFIYERLNERLPENILGKITVATLTALNYLKEKLKIIHRDVKPSNILLDKRGNIKLCDFGISGQLVDSIAKTRDAGCRPYMAPERIDPARARGYDVRSDVWSLGITLMELATGSFPYPKWNSVFEQLTQVVQGEPPRLSPNENGNTFSEEFVDFVNTCLIKEESSRPKYKQLLEHEFVIRSKADPMDVAEFVCGILDKMANNGRAMYTYDSYNC from the exons GCATACAACTCCATcatcacaaccaccaccacctccaccaccgcCTCCTCCCAGAAGTTCCTCCACCAATGCATCTAAATGGCCAGCAGCTCTACCTTACGCCTCCACATCCCACAGAAACTTAATGGTACCAACAGTGATGGTTAGCAGAGCTAAGTCTCATGATGGCAGGCTCATTGCTCCTGATCAGCTTCCAAATGCAGTCTTGGCAGGAGGTGGTTCAAATCTATCCAATTCTAACTGCAGTGGGCGAAGAACAATCTCTCCTGCCAGACACCAGAGTTTATCGCCAGCGAGATCCCCACAAAACATGACGCCAGCCAGATCCCAGCAAAACCTAGCACCGGCTAGACCTAGAAATTTATCTCTGGGGGGTCTTCAGAACTCTTCAGGAGAAATACAGAACTTTCCCTGTAATGTATCGCAAAATCAATCGACTGGAAGCCAAATAAACATGCGAGATCAGAAAAAGAAGCACTTGGTGCTGCATTTGCCGCCACCTCACAATCATCCTCACCATCACCACAATCAGCATCACCGTCACGGCATCCATCATGATGGACTGAGAGAACGAGGACATAAGAG CTCTTGGAATGTGCCTCCTGTCCCCCAACCACCCAG CTCCACTTCCAGACACGCTCCACGTGAAGAACCCACACTGGTCGTCTTCACATCCGGGATCCCAACTGCCACCACCAGTGGAAAACGCCATTCCAA GTTGACTCGCGGCATCTACCAGAACATTCAGTCCTCTGGCAAACTGAAGATTTCACCTGAAGTG CAAATTGAGTTTACTGCTGATGATCTTCGTGATTTGGGAGAAATTGGAAGAGGGGGTTTTGGTACCGTGAACAAGATGGTTCATCGCAAAAGTAATACCATCATGGCTGTCAAG AGAATTCGATCAACAGTGGATGAAAAGGAGCAGAAGCAATTATTGATGGATCTTGAAGTGGTAATGCGTAGTAATGATTGTCCTTGCATCGTCCAGTTTTATGGAGCAATTTTTAAAGAG GGGGACTGCTGGATATGTATGGAATTGATGGACACATCCCTTGATAAATTCTACAAGTTTATATATGAAAGACTAAATGAACGTTTACCTGAAAACATTCTTGGGAAGATTACAGTAGCG ACATTAACGGCATTAAATtacctaaaagaaaaattgaaaattatacatCGAGACGTCAAACCTTCCAATATTTTGTTGGACAAAAGGGGCAACATAAAACTCTGTGATTTTGGTATTTCTGGGCAGCTCGTGGATTCGATTGCAAAAACCCGTGACGCAGGATGTAGACCATACATGGCA CCAGAACGAATAGATCCAGCAAGGGCTCGAGGATATGATGTGCGGTCAGATGTTTGGTCACTAgggattaccttaatggagctagcAACTGGGAGTTTTCCGTATCCTAAGTGGAATTCTGTTTTTGAGCAGCTAACACAGGTGGTACAGGGAGAGCCACCTCGCCTGTCTcctaatgaaaatggaaacacaTTCTCTGAGGAATTTGTCGATTTTGTAAACACGTG CCTCATTAAAGAAGAAAGTTCTCGGCCAAAATATAAGCAACTTCTTGAACATGAGTTCGTCATTAGATCAAAAGCTGATCCAATGGATGTAGCAGAATTTGTTTGTGGCATTTTGGACAAAATGGCAAACAACGGTAGAGCAATGTACACATATGATTCGTATAATTGTTGA
- the Mkk4 gene encoding dual specificity mitogen-activated protein kinase kinase 2 isoform X1 produces MADQQHPPPSRPGSLNMPAAIPGRRSNLRLAFPSQGRQSNDRPSNNLDFPASGYPTTQMHTTPSSQPPPPPPPPPPRSSSTNASKWPAALPYASTSHRNLMVPTVMVSRAKSHDGRLIAPDQLPNAVLAGGGSNLSNSNCSGRRTISPARHQSLSPARSPQNMTPARSQQNLAPARPRNLSLGGLQNSSGEIQNFPCNVSQNQSTGSQINMRDQKKKHLVLHLPPPHNHPHHHHNQHHRHGIHHDGLRERGHKSSWNVPPVPQPPSSTSRHAPREEPTLVVFTSGIPTATTSGKRHSKDRLTRGIYQNIQSSGKLKISPEVQIEFTADDLRDLGEIGRGGFGTVNKMVHRKSNTIMAVKRIRSTVDEKEQKQLLMDLEVVMRSNDCPCIVQFYGAIFKEGDCWICMELMDTSLDKFYKFIYERLNERLPENILGKITVATLTALNYLKEKLKIIHRDVKPSNILLDKRGNIKLCDFGISGQLVDSIAKTRDAGCRPYMAPERIDPARARGYDVRSDVWSLGITLMELATGSFPYPKWNSVFEQLTQVVQGEPPRLSPNENGNTFSEEFVDFVNTCLIKEESSRPKYKQLLEHEFVIRSKADPMDVAEFVCGILDKMANNGRAMYTYDSYNC; encoded by the exons GCATACAACTCCATcatcacaaccaccaccacctccaccaccgcCTCCTCCCAGAAGTTCCTCCACCAATGCATCTAAATGGCCAGCAGCTCTACCTTACGCCTCCACATCCCACAGAAACTTAATGGTACCAACAGTGATGGTTAGCAGAGCTAAGTCTCATGATGGCAGGCTCATTGCTCCTGATCAGCTTCCAAATGCAGTCTTGGCAGGAGGTGGTTCAAATCTATCCAATTCTAACTGCAGTGGGCGAAGAACAATCTCTCCTGCCAGACACCAGAGTTTATCGCCAGCGAGATCCCCACAAAACATGACGCCAGCCAGATCCCAGCAAAACCTAGCACCGGCTAGACCTAGAAATTTATCTCTGGGGGGTCTTCAGAACTCTTCAGGAGAAATACAGAACTTTCCCTGTAATGTATCGCAAAATCAATCGACTGGAAGCCAAATAAACATGCGAGATCAGAAAAAGAAGCACTTGGTGCTGCATTTGCCGCCACCTCACAATCATCCTCACCATCACCACAATCAGCATCACCGTCACGGCATCCATCATGATGGACTGAGAGAACGAGGACATAAGAG CTCTTGGAATGTGCCTCCTGTCCCCCAACCACCCAG CTCCACTTCCAGACACGCTCCACGTGAAGAACCCACACTGGTCGTCTTCACATCCGGGATCCCAACTGCCACCACCAGTGGAAAACGCCATTCCAA GGACAGGTTGACTCGCGGCATCTACCAGAACATTCAGTCCTCTGGCAAACTGAAGATTTCACCTGAAGTG CAAATTGAGTTTACTGCTGATGATCTTCGTGATTTGGGAGAAATTGGAAGAGGGGGTTTTGGTACCGTGAACAAGATGGTTCATCGCAAAAGTAATACCATCATGGCTGTCAAG AGAATTCGATCAACAGTGGATGAAAAGGAGCAGAAGCAATTATTGATGGATCTTGAAGTGGTAATGCGTAGTAATGATTGTCCTTGCATCGTCCAGTTTTATGGAGCAATTTTTAAAGAG GGGGACTGCTGGATATGTATGGAATTGATGGACACATCCCTTGATAAATTCTACAAGTTTATATATGAAAGACTAAATGAACGTTTACCTGAAAACATTCTTGGGAAGATTACAGTAGCG ACATTAACGGCATTAAATtacctaaaagaaaaattgaaaattatacatCGAGACGTCAAACCTTCCAATATTTTGTTGGACAAAAGGGGCAACATAAAACTCTGTGATTTTGGTATTTCTGGGCAGCTCGTGGATTCGATTGCAAAAACCCGTGACGCAGGATGTAGACCATACATGGCA CCAGAACGAATAGATCCAGCAAGGGCTCGAGGATATGATGTGCGGTCAGATGTTTGGTCACTAgggattaccttaatggagctagcAACTGGGAGTTTTCCGTATCCTAAGTGGAATTCTGTTTTTGAGCAGCTAACACAGGTGGTACAGGGAGAGCCACCTCGCCTGTCTcctaatgaaaatggaaacacaTTCTCTGAGGAATTTGTCGATTTTGTAAACACGTG CCTCATTAAAGAAGAAAGTTCTCGGCCAAAATATAAGCAACTTCTTGAACATGAGTTCGTCATTAGATCAAAAGCTGATCCAATGGATGTAGCAGAATTTGTTTGTGGCATTTTGGACAAAATGGCAAACAACGGTAGAGCAATGTACACATATGATTCGTATAATTGTTGA
- the Mkk4 gene encoding dual specificity mitogen-activated protein kinase kinase 2 isoform X3, translating into MADQQHPPPSRPGSLNMPAAIPGRRSNLRLAFPSQGRQSNDRPSNNLDFPASGYPTTQMHTTPSSQPPPPPPPPPPRSSSTNASKWPAALPYASTSHRNLMVPTVMVSRAKSHDGRLIAPDQLPNAVLAGGGSNLSNSNCSGRRTISPARHQSLSPARSPQNMTPARSQQNLAPARPRNLSLGGLQNSSGEIQNFPCNVSQNQSTGSQINMRDQKKKHLVLHLPPPHNHPHHHHNQHHRHGIHHDGLRERGHKSSWNVPPVPQPPRHAPREEPTLVVFTSGIPTATTSGKRHSKDRLTRGIYQNIQSSGKLKISPEVQIEFTADDLRDLGEIGRGGFGTVNKMVHRKSNTIMAVKRIRSTVDEKEQKQLLMDLEVVMRSNDCPCIVQFYGAIFKEGDCWICMELMDTSLDKFYKFIYERLNERLPENILGKITVATLTALNYLKEKLKIIHRDVKPSNILLDKRGNIKLCDFGISGQLVDSIAKTRDAGCRPYMAPERIDPARARGYDVRSDVWSLGITLMELATGSFPYPKWNSVFEQLTQVVQGEPPRLSPNENGNTFSEEFVDFVNTCLIKEESSRPKYKQLLEHEFVIRSKADPMDVAEFVCGILDKMANNGRAMYTYDSYNC; encoded by the exons GCATACAACTCCATcatcacaaccaccaccacctccaccaccgcCTCCTCCCAGAAGTTCCTCCACCAATGCATCTAAATGGCCAGCAGCTCTACCTTACGCCTCCACATCCCACAGAAACTTAATGGTACCAACAGTGATGGTTAGCAGAGCTAAGTCTCATGATGGCAGGCTCATTGCTCCTGATCAGCTTCCAAATGCAGTCTTGGCAGGAGGTGGTTCAAATCTATCCAATTCTAACTGCAGTGGGCGAAGAACAATCTCTCCTGCCAGACACCAGAGTTTATCGCCAGCGAGATCCCCACAAAACATGACGCCAGCCAGATCCCAGCAAAACCTAGCACCGGCTAGACCTAGAAATTTATCTCTGGGGGGTCTTCAGAACTCTTCAGGAGAAATACAGAACTTTCCCTGTAATGTATCGCAAAATCAATCGACTGGAAGCCAAATAAACATGCGAGATCAGAAAAAGAAGCACTTGGTGCTGCATTTGCCGCCACCTCACAATCATCCTCACCATCACCACAATCAGCATCACCGTCACGGCATCCATCATGATGGACTGAGAGAACGAGGACATAAGAG CTCTTGGAATGTGCCTCCTGTCCCCCAACCACCCAG ACACGCTCCACGTGAAGAACCCACACTGGTCGTCTTCACATCCGGGATCCCAACTGCCACCACCAGTGGAAAACGCCATTCCAA GGACAGGTTGACTCGCGGCATCTACCAGAACATTCAGTCCTCTGGCAAACTGAAGATTTCACCTGAAGTG CAAATTGAGTTTACTGCTGATGATCTTCGTGATTTGGGAGAAATTGGAAGAGGGGGTTTTGGTACCGTGAACAAGATGGTTCATCGCAAAAGTAATACCATCATGGCTGTCAAG AGAATTCGATCAACAGTGGATGAAAAGGAGCAGAAGCAATTATTGATGGATCTTGAAGTGGTAATGCGTAGTAATGATTGTCCTTGCATCGTCCAGTTTTATGGAGCAATTTTTAAAGAG GGGGACTGCTGGATATGTATGGAATTGATGGACACATCCCTTGATAAATTCTACAAGTTTATATATGAAAGACTAAATGAACGTTTACCTGAAAACATTCTTGGGAAGATTACAGTAGCG ACATTAACGGCATTAAATtacctaaaagaaaaattgaaaattatacatCGAGACGTCAAACCTTCCAATATTTTGTTGGACAAAAGGGGCAACATAAAACTCTGTGATTTTGGTATTTCTGGGCAGCTCGTGGATTCGATTGCAAAAACCCGTGACGCAGGATGTAGACCATACATGGCA CCAGAACGAATAGATCCAGCAAGGGCTCGAGGATATGATGTGCGGTCAGATGTTTGGTCACTAgggattaccttaatggagctagcAACTGGGAGTTTTCCGTATCCTAAGTGGAATTCTGTTTTTGAGCAGCTAACACAGGTGGTACAGGGAGAGCCACCTCGCCTGTCTcctaatgaaaatggaaacacaTTCTCTGAGGAATTTGTCGATTTTGTAAACACGTG CCTCATTAAAGAAGAAAGTTCTCGGCCAAAATATAAGCAACTTCTTGAACATGAGTTCGTCATTAGATCAAAAGCTGATCCAATGGATGTAGCAGAATTTGTTTGTGGCATTTTGGACAAAATGGCAAACAACGGTAGAGCAATGTACACATATGATTCGTATAATTGTTGA
- the Mkk4 gene encoding dual specificity mitogen-activated protein kinase kinase 4 isoform X4, with product MADQQHPPPSRPGSLNMPAAIPGRRSNLRLAFPSQGRQSNDRPSNNLDFPASGYPTTQMHTTPSSQPPPPPPPPPPRSSSTNASKWPAALPYASTSHRNLMVPTVMVSRAKSHDGRLIAPDQLPNAVLAGGGSNLSNSNCSGRRTISPARHQSLSPARSPQNMTPARSQQNLAPARPRNLSLGGLQNSSGEIQNFPCNVSQNQSTGSQINMRDQKKKHLVLHLPPPHNHPHHHHNQHHRHGIHHDGLRERGHKSSWNVPPVPQPPRHAPREEPTLVVFTSGIPTATTSGKRHSKLTRGIYQNIQSSGKLKISPEVQIEFTADDLRDLGEIGRGGFGTVNKMVHRKSNTIMAVKRIRSTVDEKEQKQLLMDLEVVMRSNDCPCIVQFYGAIFKEGDCWICMELMDTSLDKFYKFIYERLNERLPENILGKITVATLTALNYLKEKLKIIHRDVKPSNILLDKRGNIKLCDFGISGQLVDSIAKTRDAGCRPYMAPERIDPARARGYDVRSDVWSLGITLMELATGSFPYPKWNSVFEQLTQVVQGEPPRLSPNENGNTFSEEFVDFVNTCLIKEESSRPKYKQLLEHEFVIRSKADPMDVAEFVCGILDKMANNGRAMYTYDSYNC from the exons GCATACAACTCCATcatcacaaccaccaccacctccaccaccgcCTCCTCCCAGAAGTTCCTCCACCAATGCATCTAAATGGCCAGCAGCTCTACCTTACGCCTCCACATCCCACAGAAACTTAATGGTACCAACAGTGATGGTTAGCAGAGCTAAGTCTCATGATGGCAGGCTCATTGCTCCTGATCAGCTTCCAAATGCAGTCTTGGCAGGAGGTGGTTCAAATCTATCCAATTCTAACTGCAGTGGGCGAAGAACAATCTCTCCTGCCAGACACCAGAGTTTATCGCCAGCGAGATCCCCACAAAACATGACGCCAGCCAGATCCCAGCAAAACCTAGCACCGGCTAGACCTAGAAATTTATCTCTGGGGGGTCTTCAGAACTCTTCAGGAGAAATACAGAACTTTCCCTGTAATGTATCGCAAAATCAATCGACTGGAAGCCAAATAAACATGCGAGATCAGAAAAAGAAGCACTTGGTGCTGCATTTGCCGCCACCTCACAATCATCCTCACCATCACCACAATCAGCATCACCGTCACGGCATCCATCATGATGGACTGAGAGAACGAGGACATAAGAG CTCTTGGAATGTGCCTCCTGTCCCCCAACCACCCAG ACACGCTCCACGTGAAGAACCCACACTGGTCGTCTTCACATCCGGGATCCCAACTGCCACCACCAGTGGAAAACGCCATTCCAA GTTGACTCGCGGCATCTACCAGAACATTCAGTCCTCTGGCAAACTGAAGATTTCACCTGAAGTG CAAATTGAGTTTACTGCTGATGATCTTCGTGATTTGGGAGAAATTGGAAGAGGGGGTTTTGGTACCGTGAACAAGATGGTTCATCGCAAAAGTAATACCATCATGGCTGTCAAG AGAATTCGATCAACAGTGGATGAAAAGGAGCAGAAGCAATTATTGATGGATCTTGAAGTGGTAATGCGTAGTAATGATTGTCCTTGCATCGTCCAGTTTTATGGAGCAATTTTTAAAGAG GGGGACTGCTGGATATGTATGGAATTGATGGACACATCCCTTGATAAATTCTACAAGTTTATATATGAAAGACTAAATGAACGTTTACCTGAAAACATTCTTGGGAAGATTACAGTAGCG ACATTAACGGCATTAAATtacctaaaagaaaaattgaaaattatacatCGAGACGTCAAACCTTCCAATATTTTGTTGGACAAAAGGGGCAACATAAAACTCTGTGATTTTGGTATTTCTGGGCAGCTCGTGGATTCGATTGCAAAAACCCGTGACGCAGGATGTAGACCATACATGGCA CCAGAACGAATAGATCCAGCAAGGGCTCGAGGATATGATGTGCGGTCAGATGTTTGGTCACTAgggattaccttaatggagctagcAACTGGGAGTTTTCCGTATCCTAAGTGGAATTCTGTTTTTGAGCAGCTAACACAGGTGGTACAGGGAGAGCCACCTCGCCTGTCTcctaatgaaaatggaaacacaTTCTCTGAGGAATTTGTCGATTTTGTAAACACGTG CCTCATTAAAGAAGAAAGTTCTCGGCCAAAATATAAGCAACTTCTTGAACATGAGTTCGTCATTAGATCAAAAGCTGATCCAATGGATGTAGCAGAATTTGTTTGTGGCATTTTGGACAAAATGGCAAACAACGGTAGAGCAATGTACACATATGATTCGTATAATTGTTGA
- the Mkk4 gene encoding dual specificity mitogen-activated protein kinase kinase 4 isoform X10: MADQQHPPPSRPGSLNMPAAIPGRRSNLRLAFPSQGRQSNDRPSNNLDFPASGYPTTQMHTTPSSQPPPPPPPPPPRSSSTNASKWPAALPYASTSHRNLMVPTVMVSRAKSHDGRLIAPDQLPNAVLAGGGSNLSNSNCSGRRTISPARHQSLSPARSPQNMTPARSQQNLAPARPRNLSLGGLQNSSGEIQNFPCNVSQNQSTGSQINMRDQKKKHLVLHLPPPHNHPHHHHNQHHRHGIHHDGLRERGHKSSWNVPPVPQPPRLTRGIYQNIQSSGKLKISPEVQIEFTADDLRDLGEIGRGGFGTVNKMVHRKSNTIMAVKRIRSTVDEKEQKQLLMDLEVVMRSNDCPCIVQFYGAIFKEGDCWICMELMDTSLDKFYKFIYERLNERLPENILGKITVATLTALNYLKEKLKIIHRDVKPSNILLDKRGNIKLCDFGISGQLVDSIAKTRDAGCRPYMAPERIDPARARGYDVRSDVWSLGITLMELATGSFPYPKWNSVFEQLTQVVQGEPPRLSPNENGNTFSEEFVDFVNTCLIKEESSRPKYKQLLEHEFVIRSKADPMDVAEFVCGILDKMANNGRAMYTYDSYNC; this comes from the exons GCATACAACTCCATcatcacaaccaccaccacctccaccaccgcCTCCTCCCAGAAGTTCCTCCACCAATGCATCTAAATGGCCAGCAGCTCTACCTTACGCCTCCACATCCCACAGAAACTTAATGGTACCAACAGTGATGGTTAGCAGAGCTAAGTCTCATGATGGCAGGCTCATTGCTCCTGATCAGCTTCCAAATGCAGTCTTGGCAGGAGGTGGTTCAAATCTATCCAATTCTAACTGCAGTGGGCGAAGAACAATCTCTCCTGCCAGACACCAGAGTTTATCGCCAGCGAGATCCCCACAAAACATGACGCCAGCCAGATCCCAGCAAAACCTAGCACCGGCTAGACCTAGAAATTTATCTCTGGGGGGTCTTCAGAACTCTTCAGGAGAAATACAGAACTTTCCCTGTAATGTATCGCAAAATCAATCGACTGGAAGCCAAATAAACATGCGAGATCAGAAAAAGAAGCACTTGGTGCTGCATTTGCCGCCACCTCACAATCATCCTCACCATCACCACAATCAGCATCACCGTCACGGCATCCATCATGATGGACTGAGAGAACGAGGACATAAGAG CTCTTGGAATGTGCCTCCTGTCCCCCAACCACCCAG GTTGACTCGCGGCATCTACCAGAACATTCAGTCCTCTGGCAAACTGAAGATTTCACCTGAAGTG CAAATTGAGTTTACTGCTGATGATCTTCGTGATTTGGGAGAAATTGGAAGAGGGGGTTTTGGTACCGTGAACAAGATGGTTCATCGCAAAAGTAATACCATCATGGCTGTCAAG AGAATTCGATCAACAGTGGATGAAAAGGAGCAGAAGCAATTATTGATGGATCTTGAAGTGGTAATGCGTAGTAATGATTGTCCTTGCATCGTCCAGTTTTATGGAGCAATTTTTAAAGAG GGGGACTGCTGGATATGTATGGAATTGATGGACACATCCCTTGATAAATTCTACAAGTTTATATATGAAAGACTAAATGAACGTTTACCTGAAAACATTCTTGGGAAGATTACAGTAGCG ACATTAACGGCATTAAATtacctaaaagaaaaattgaaaattatacatCGAGACGTCAAACCTTCCAATATTTTGTTGGACAAAAGGGGCAACATAAAACTCTGTGATTTTGGTATTTCTGGGCAGCTCGTGGATTCGATTGCAAAAACCCGTGACGCAGGATGTAGACCATACATGGCA CCAGAACGAATAGATCCAGCAAGGGCTCGAGGATATGATGTGCGGTCAGATGTTTGGTCACTAgggattaccttaatggagctagcAACTGGGAGTTTTCCGTATCCTAAGTGGAATTCTGTTTTTGAGCAGCTAACACAGGTGGTACAGGGAGAGCCACCTCGCCTGTCTcctaatgaaaatggaaacacaTTCTCTGAGGAATTTGTCGATTTTGTAAACACGTG CCTCATTAAAGAAGAAAGTTCTCGGCCAAAATATAAGCAACTTCTTGAACATGAGTTCGTCATTAGATCAAAAGCTGATCCAATGGATGTAGCAGAATTTGTTTGTGGCATTTTGGACAAAATGGCAAACAACGGTAGAGCAATGTACACATATGATTCGTATAATTGTTGA
- the Mkk4 gene encoding dual specificity mitogen-activated protein kinase kinase 4 isoform X9 — protein sequence MADQQHPPPSRPGSLNMPAAIPGRRSNLRLAFPSQGRQSNDRPSNNLDFPASGYPTTQMHTTPSSQPPPPPPPPPPRSSSTNASKWPAALPYASTSHRNLMVPTVMVSRAKSHDGRLIAPDQLPNAVLAGGGSNLSNSNCSGRRTISPARHQSLSPARSPQNMTPARSQQNLAPARPRNLSLGGLQNSSGEIQNFPCNVSQNQSTGSQINMRDQKKKHLVLHLPPPHNHPHHHHNQHHRHGIHHDGLRERGHKSSWNVPPVPQPPRDRLTRGIYQNIQSSGKLKISPEVQIEFTADDLRDLGEIGRGGFGTVNKMVHRKSNTIMAVKRIRSTVDEKEQKQLLMDLEVVMRSNDCPCIVQFYGAIFKEGDCWICMELMDTSLDKFYKFIYERLNERLPENILGKITVATLTALNYLKEKLKIIHRDVKPSNILLDKRGNIKLCDFGISGQLVDSIAKTRDAGCRPYMAPERIDPARARGYDVRSDVWSLGITLMELATGSFPYPKWNSVFEQLTQVVQGEPPRLSPNENGNTFSEEFVDFVNTCLIKEESSRPKYKQLLEHEFVIRSKADPMDVAEFVCGILDKMANNGRAMYTYDSYNC from the exons GCATACAACTCCATcatcacaaccaccaccacctccaccaccgcCTCCTCCCAGAAGTTCCTCCACCAATGCATCTAAATGGCCAGCAGCTCTACCTTACGCCTCCACATCCCACAGAAACTTAATGGTACCAACAGTGATGGTTAGCAGAGCTAAGTCTCATGATGGCAGGCTCATTGCTCCTGATCAGCTTCCAAATGCAGTCTTGGCAGGAGGTGGTTCAAATCTATCCAATTCTAACTGCAGTGGGCGAAGAACAATCTCTCCTGCCAGACACCAGAGTTTATCGCCAGCGAGATCCCCACAAAACATGACGCCAGCCAGATCCCAGCAAAACCTAGCACCGGCTAGACCTAGAAATTTATCTCTGGGGGGTCTTCAGAACTCTTCAGGAGAAATACAGAACTTTCCCTGTAATGTATCGCAAAATCAATCGACTGGAAGCCAAATAAACATGCGAGATCAGAAAAAGAAGCACTTGGTGCTGCATTTGCCGCCACCTCACAATCATCCTCACCATCACCACAATCAGCATCACCGTCACGGCATCCATCATGATGGACTGAGAGAACGAGGACATAAGAG CTCTTGGAATGTGCCTCCTGTCCCCCAACCACCCAG GGACAGGTTGACTCGCGGCATCTACCAGAACATTCAGTCCTCTGGCAAACTGAAGATTTCACCTGAAGTG CAAATTGAGTTTACTGCTGATGATCTTCGTGATTTGGGAGAAATTGGAAGAGGGGGTTTTGGTACCGTGAACAAGATGGTTCATCGCAAAAGTAATACCATCATGGCTGTCAAG AGAATTCGATCAACAGTGGATGAAAAGGAGCAGAAGCAATTATTGATGGATCTTGAAGTGGTAATGCGTAGTAATGATTGTCCTTGCATCGTCCAGTTTTATGGAGCAATTTTTAAAGAG GGGGACTGCTGGATATGTATGGAATTGATGGACACATCCCTTGATAAATTCTACAAGTTTATATATGAAAGACTAAATGAACGTTTACCTGAAAACATTCTTGGGAAGATTACAGTAGCG ACATTAACGGCATTAAATtacctaaaagaaaaattgaaaattatacatCGAGACGTCAAACCTTCCAATATTTTGTTGGACAAAAGGGGCAACATAAAACTCTGTGATTTTGGTATTTCTGGGCAGCTCGTGGATTCGATTGCAAAAACCCGTGACGCAGGATGTAGACCATACATGGCA CCAGAACGAATAGATCCAGCAAGGGCTCGAGGATATGATGTGCGGTCAGATGTTTGGTCACTAgggattaccttaatggagctagcAACTGGGAGTTTTCCGTATCCTAAGTGGAATTCTGTTTTTGAGCAGCTAACACAGGTGGTACAGGGAGAGCCACCTCGCCTGTCTcctaatgaaaatggaaacacaTTCTCTGAGGAATTTGTCGATTTTGTAAACACGTG CCTCATTAAAGAAGAAAGTTCTCGGCCAAAATATAAGCAACTTCTTGAACATGAGTTCGTCATTAGATCAAAAGCTGATCCAATGGATGTAGCAGAATTTGTTTGTGGCATTTTGGACAAAATGGCAAACAACGGTAGAGCAATGTACACATATGATTCGTATAATTGTTGA